A stretch of Arachis hypogaea cultivar Tifrunner chromosome 15, arahy.Tifrunner.gnm2.J5K5, whole genome shotgun sequence DNA encodes these proteins:
- the LOC112749959 gene encoding large ribosomal subunit protein P2B, with product MKVIAAYLLAVLGGNAAPSAADLKGILSSVGAEADDDSITLLLSEVKGKDITEVIAAGREKLASVPAGGGGAVAVAAAPSGGAAAPAAAEAKKEEKVEEKEESDDDMGFSLFD from the exons ATGAAGGTCATCGCCGCCTACCTCCTCGCCGTCCTCGGTGGCAATGCCGCTCCTTCCGCCGCCGATCTCAAGGGCATTCTCAGCTCCG TTGGAGCTGAAGCAGATGATGACAGCATAACGCTCCTTTTATCTGAAGTTAAAGGCAAAGACATAACAGAGGTTATTGCCGCCGGAAGGGAAAAGCTTGCGTCGGTGcctgctggtggtggtggtgctgttGCCGTTGCCGCTGCTCCTAGCGGTGGTGCTGCTGCTCCCGCAGCCGCCGAggcaaagaaggaggagaaggtcGAAGAGAAGGAGGAATCAGATGAT GATATGGGATTCAGTCTCTTTGATTAA
- the LOC112746935 gene encoding protein DETOXIFICATION 29, whose amino-acid sequence MENIGNDDQSHQPLLSPEDQMRPRNTVVFTTDSDDIGPITGPIDFLRQFSIEAKKLWYLAGPAIFTSLCQYSLGAITQLFAGHVSTIALAAVSIENSVIAGFCFGIMIGMGSALETLCGQAFGAGKPEMLGVYMQRSWIILNTTALLLSLLYVFARQILKAIGETTAIAEAAGVFALYMIPQLFAYSMNFPIQKFLQAQSKMMIMAWTAAVALVAHAVLSWVLMLKLGWGLVGAAAVLNAAWWFMVIVKIGYVVCGYCGKTWRGFSFQAFQNLWAFLRLSFASAIMLCLEVWYFMALILIAGYLKNAEVSVDAMSICMNILGWMIMLTLGMNAAVSVRVSNELGARHPRTAKFAIAVAVITTLMVSFVLSMVLVIFRKEYPSLFTTDEDVKELVIELTPMLALCIIINNVQPVLSGVAVGAGWQATVAYVNITCYYLIGVPLGLLLGFKLDLGVIGIWSGMMSGTILQSCVLFFMVYKTNWNKEASLAEDRIKKWGGSKDSEENLIAN is encoded by the exons ATGGAGAATATAGGTAATGATGACCAGAGCCATCAGCCACTGCTATCTCCAGAAGACCAAATGCGGCCCCGGAACACGGTTGTTTTTACGACGGATTCCGATGACATTGGTCCGATCACAGGCCCCATAGATTTCTTGAGACAGTTCTCCATTGAGGCAAAGAAGCTGTGGTACCTGGCGGGCCCAGCCATCTTCACCTCCCTTTGCCAATACTCCCTTGGCGCTATCACTCAGCTTTTTGCCGGCCACGTCAGCACCATCGCCCTTGCCGCTGTTTCCATCGAGAACTCTGTCATCGCCGGCTTTTGCTTTGGCATCATG ATTGGTATGGGAAGCGCGTTGGAAACGCTGTGCGGACAAGCCTTTGGAGCAGGGAAACCAGAGATGTTAGGTGTGTACATGCAAAGATCATGGATAATTCTGAACACCACCGCGCTTCTTCTATCCCTTCTATACGTATTCGCACGGCAGATCCTAAAGGCAATAGGAGAAACCACCGCGATCGCCGAGGCGGCCGGTGTTTTTGCGTTGTATATGATCCCGCAGCTGTTTGCCTATTCCATGAACTTCCCCATCCAGAAATTCTTGCAAGCTCAGAGCAAGATGATGATCATGGCATGGACCGCGGCGGTTGCATTGGTAGCGCATGCTGTGCTTAGCTGGGTACTAATGTTGAAATTGGGGTGGGGCCTGGTGGGTGCGGCGGCGGTGCTCAACGCGGCGTGGTGGTTCATGGTGATAGTTAAGATTGGTTATGTAGTGTGTGGGTATTGTGGTAAGACTTGGAGAGGCTTCTCCTTCCAAGCGTTTCAGAATCTTTGGGCCTTTCTTCGTCTCTCATTTGCCTCCGCTATCATGCTTTG CCTAGAAGTTTGGTATTTCATGGCCCTGATTCTTATTGCCGGTTATCTCAAGAATGCTGAAGTTTCGGTGGATGCCATGTCTATCTG CATGAACATACTAGGATGGATGATCATGCTAACCTTGGGAATGAATGCAGCAGTAAG TGTGAGAGTGTCAAATGAATTGGGAGCTCGTCACCCAAGAACGGCGAAATTTGCTATAGCTGTTGCTGTGATTACTACACTTATGGTTTCTTTCGTGCTCTCCATGGTTCTTGTCATCTTCAGAAAAGAATACCCTTCATTGTTTACAACGGATGAAGATGTGAAAGAGCTTGTGATAGAGTTGACACCCATGTTGGCGTTGTGCATTATAATCAACAATGTGCAACCAGTTCTTTCAGGTGTGGCTGTTGGGGCAGGTTGGCAAGCTACTGTTGCTTATGTCAACATTACTTGTTACTACTTAATTGGTGTTCCCCTTGGACTTTTGTTAGGTTTCAAACTTGACTTGGGTGTCATT GGGATTTGGTCTGGAATGATGTCAGGGACCATCCTACAATCttgtgtgctattttttatggtCTATAAGACAAATTGGAATAAAGAG GCCTCTCTTGCTGAAGATAGGATAAAGAAGTGGGGTGGGTCTAAAGATTCAGAAGAGAACTTGATTGCAAATTAA